The proteins below are encoded in one region of Brachyspira intermedia PWS/A:
- a CDS encoding MATE family efflux transporter, translated as MEKDKMLELTEGNVSRGLINLVIPMILGNLLNIAYNIVDTIWIGQMIGPKGLGAIAVSFPIILILMAIASGVTVASNILIGQYFGANDKDSVIYVSRVSTTISLITALALAIIGYIFAPAMMRFLNTADSIMEYSVSYFRISMIGFPFMFYYFLVSALLRGIGDTVRPLIFLAIASVLNLILDPLMIKGIGPFPPMGLDGAAYATAFSQFVSVAVSMIYLKMKNSIVKANPFDLAFDLNITKLMFRIGLPFAAMQLIVSVSWLFLNRLINTYGEAASASVAVSMRVDSLSFLPLLALSAGIATMTAQNIGAGKMERVKEIFKAGMMLSVGISAFMAIFSVLFPEIIVRMFTKDMSVLKYTKSYIYVVMPSIVMLAVMFTANGVINGAGKTFMLMLFAFCAHIIIRVPLAYMISPKMELWGIWTAMAVSNFFSMSLSLLYYFSNKWKKDANIASHSAAEHNL; from the coding sequence ATGGAAAAAGATAAGATGTTGGAGCTTACCGAGGGTAATGTAAGCAGAGGACTTATAAACTTAGTTATACCTATGATATTAGGAAACCTTTTAAATATCGCATACAATATAGTTGATACTATTTGGATTGGTCAAATGATAGGCCCTAAAGGACTTGGTGCTATTGCTGTAAGTTTTCCAATAATATTGATACTTATGGCTATAGCTTCAGGTGTTACAGTAGCATCCAATATTTTAATAGGACAGTATTTCGGTGCTAATGATAAAGATTCTGTAATATATGTTTCTAGAGTTTCAACTACTATAAGTTTGATAACTGCCTTAGCTTTGGCGATAATAGGATATATATTTGCTCCTGCTATGATGAGATTTTTAAATACTGCAGATAGTATAATGGAATATTCTGTTAGCTATTTCAGAATAAGCATGATAGGTTTTCCATTTATGTTTTATTATTTTCTAGTGTCTGCTTTGCTTAGAGGAATTGGAGATACTGTAAGACCTTTGATATTTTTAGCTATTGCATCCGTTTTGAATTTAATATTAGATCCTCTTATGATAAAAGGAATAGGACCTTTTCCACCTATGGGACTTGACGGTGCTGCTTATGCCACAGCTTTTTCTCAATTCGTTTCTGTTGCTGTATCTATGATATATTTAAAAATGAAAAATAGTATTGTAAAAGCTAATCCTTTTGATTTGGCTTTCGATCTTAATATAACTAAGCTGATGTTTAGGATAGGGCTTCCATTTGCTGCTATGCAATTAATAGTATCTGTAAGCTGGTTATTTTTAAACAGACTTATAAACACTTATGGAGAAGCTGCTTCTGCATCTGTTGCTGTATCTATGAGAGTAGATTCTTTATCATTTCTTCCGCTTTTAGCATTATCTGCTGGTATTGCCACTATGACAGCTCAAAATATAGGGGCAGGAAAAATGGAGAGAGTAAAGGAAATATTTAAAGCTGGAATGATGCTTTCTGTAGGAATATCTGCATTTATGGCTATTTTTTCGGTATTGTTTCCTGAGATAATAGTAAGAATGTTTACTAAAGATATGAGCGTTTTGAAATATACTAAAAGCTATATTTATGTTGTTATGCCTTCTATAGTAATGCTTGCTGTAATGTTTACTGCTAATGGTGTCATTAATGGAGCTGGTAAAACTTTTATGCTTATGCTATTTGCTTTTTGTGCTCATATAATAATCAGAGTACCTCTTGCATATATGATATCTCCTAAGATGGAATTATGGGGAATTTGGACTGCTATGGCTGTAAGCAACTTCTTTAGTATGAGTTTAAGTTTATTATATTACTTCTCCAACAAATGGAAAAAAGATGCAAATATTGCCTCTCATTCCGCAGCTGAACATAATTTATAA